The following proteins are encoded in a genomic region of Gossypium hirsutum isolate 1008001.06 chromosome D05, Gossypium_hirsutum_v2.1, whole genome shotgun sequence:
- the LOC107902898 gene encoding zinc finger CCCH domain-containing protein 18 isoform X1, with translation MMEFSDYTQILFNKIKKFEPENVLKIIGYILLQDHGEQEIAQLALCPDKVIREVIYKIKLELQQLALKSGSPPISPSMNSVTTLNSEISSQFTSFSPPVSSSTLDDQMGSLNLRSDNSFSNDYCYCNFGVRPGLRRHQNNAPDFPVKTCHYFNKGYCKHGSNCRYFHGEVSDNLPQMFVHLDGATGYKDHVMSLEKLEVELVELLRTKRGDPVSIASLPLLYYEKYGKVLQADGYLTESQRHGKAGYSLTKLLARLKTAIRVIDRPHGQHAVILAEDVPKYMENRNDRNDPGPIINGSRQIYLTFPAESTFSEDDVSNYFSNYGQVEDVRIPCQQKRMFGFVNFVSSDTVKMILAKGNPHYVCGARVLVKPYREKSKLVDKKYPERIESPMYYSSYYMEPELHSIPKGYATSRLFRKQFIEDQDQIFKLQRRHSSEMHLSQKPLAHQSFGYFMDELKVTEGSELSHFIYVYSLPWPPLQRFLFHLADQLDFPSAEFNYLLEALNINTTSDGKIKHVEMNNNDQESEGLNLPDSPFTSAIESGGISTII, from the exons ATGATGGAATTTTCCGACTATACACAAATTTTATTCAACAAAATCAAGAAATTTGAGCCTGAAAATGTATTGAAAATCATAGGATACATTCTCTTACAAGACCATGGTGAGCAAGAAATTGCTCAATTAGCACTGTGCCCTGATAAGGTCATTCGAGAAGTAATCTATAAAATCAAACTTGAGCTTCAACAACTCGCCCTTAAATCCGGGTCACCTCCGATATCACCGTCGATGAACTCGGTGACGACTCTCAATTCCGAAATATCTTCACAGTTCACTTCTTTCTCACCACCAGTCTCATCAAGCACTTTAGATGATCAAATGGGATCTTTAAACTTAAGAAGTGATAATAGTTTTTCCAATGATTATTGTTACTGTAATTTCGGAGTAAGACCGGGACTACGTCGGCATCAAAACAACGCACCCGATTTTCCGGTTAAGACTTGTCATTATTTCAACAAAGGGTATTGCAAACATGGGAGTAATTGTAGGTACTTTCATGGTGAAGTCTCGGATAATCTCCCTCAAATGTTTGTTCATTTGGATGGTGCCACTGGTTATAAAGATCATGTTATGTCACTAGAGAAATTAGAGGTTGAATTAGTCGAGTTATTGAGAACGAAACGAGGCGATCCGGTCTCGATCGCGTCGTTACCGTTGCTATATTATGAGAAGTATGGCAAAGTTCTACAAGCAGATGGTTATCTTACTGAAAGCCAAAGACATGGAAAAGCAGGCTATAGTTTAACTAAGCTTCTCGCAAGATTGAAAACCGCTATTCGAGTGATCGACAG GCCGCATggacaacatgcagtcattttaGCCGAAGATGTACCAAAATATATGGAAAATCGAAATGATCGAAACGATCCAGGTCCGATCATTAACGGGTCGAGGCAGATATACCTTACGTTCCCGGCCGAGAGCACATTTAGTGAAGATGATGTCTCCAATTATTTCAG CAATTATGGACAAGTTGAAGATGTACGGATCCCTTGCCAACAAAAACGAATGTTTGGGTTCGTAAACTTTGTTAGTTCCGATACTGTGAAGATGATTTTGGCCAAAGGAAATCCGCATTACGTTTGCGGGGCTCGTGTTCTCGTCAAACCTTACAGGGAAAAATCCAAGCTGGTTGACAA GAAGTACCCCGAGAGAATCGAGTCTCCCATGTATTATTCTTCATATTATATGGAACCCGAGCTTCACTCAA TTCCAAAAGGATATGCGACGTCGAGGTTGTTCCGTAAGCAATTTATCGAAGATCAAGATCAAATCTTTAAGCTTCAAAGAAGGCACTCGTCAGAGATGCATTTGTCACAAAAGCCTCTAGCTCACCAATCCTTCGGTTACTTCATGGATGAGTTAAAGGTCACGGAAGGTAGTGAACTTTcccattttatatatgtatattcattaCCTTGGCCACCCTTACAACGCTTTCTTTTCCACCTAGCAGATCAACTCGATTTCCCGTCGGCAGAGTTCAATTATTTGTTGGAAGCTCTCAACATCAACACCACATCTGATGGAAAAATCAAACATGTAGAGATGAACAACAATGACCAAGAAAG CGAAGGACTTAATCTGCCGGATAGCCCTTTCACTTCTGCTATAGAAAGTGGCGGCATTTCAACAATCATCTAG
- the LOC107902898 gene encoding zinc finger CCCH domain-containing protein 18 isoform X2 codes for MMEFSDYTQILFNKIKKFEPENVLKIIGYILLQDHGEQEIAQLALCPDKVIREVIYKIKLELQQLALKSGSPPISPSMNSVTTLNSEISSQFTSFSPPVSSSTLDDQMGSLNLRSDNSFSNDYCYCNFGVRPGLRRHQNNAPDFPVKTCHYFNKGYCKHGSNCRYFHGEVSDNLPQMFVHLDGATGYKDHVMSLEKLEVELVELLRTKRGDPVSIASLPLLYYEKYGKVLQADGYLTESQRHGKAGYSLTKLLARLKTAIRVIDRPHGQHAVILAEDVPKYMENRNDRNDPGPIINGSRQIYLTFPAESTFSEDDVSNYFSNYGQVEDVRIPCQQKRMFGFVNFVSSDTVKMILAKGNPHYVCGARVLVKPYREKSKLVDKKYPERIESPMYYSSYYMEPELHSIPKGYATSRLFRKQFIEDQDQIFKLQRRHSSEMHLSQKPLAHQSFGYFMDELKVTEDQLDFPSAEFNYLLEALNINTTSDGKIKHVEMNNNDQESEGLNLPDSPFTSAIESGGISTII; via the exons ATGATGGAATTTTCCGACTATACACAAATTTTATTCAACAAAATCAAGAAATTTGAGCCTGAAAATGTATTGAAAATCATAGGATACATTCTCTTACAAGACCATGGTGAGCAAGAAATTGCTCAATTAGCACTGTGCCCTGATAAGGTCATTCGAGAAGTAATCTATAAAATCAAACTTGAGCTTCAACAACTCGCCCTTAAATCCGGGTCACCTCCGATATCACCGTCGATGAACTCGGTGACGACTCTCAATTCCGAAATATCTTCACAGTTCACTTCTTTCTCACCACCAGTCTCATCAAGCACTTTAGATGATCAAATGGGATCTTTAAACTTAAGAAGTGATAATAGTTTTTCCAATGATTATTGTTACTGTAATTTCGGAGTAAGACCGGGACTACGTCGGCATCAAAACAACGCACCCGATTTTCCGGTTAAGACTTGTCATTATTTCAACAAAGGGTATTGCAAACATGGGAGTAATTGTAGGTACTTTCATGGTGAAGTCTCGGATAATCTCCCTCAAATGTTTGTTCATTTGGATGGTGCCACTGGTTATAAAGATCATGTTATGTCACTAGAGAAATTAGAGGTTGAATTAGTCGAGTTATTGAGAACGAAACGAGGCGATCCGGTCTCGATCGCGTCGTTACCGTTGCTATATTATGAGAAGTATGGCAAAGTTCTACAAGCAGATGGTTATCTTACTGAAAGCCAAAGACATGGAAAAGCAGGCTATAGTTTAACTAAGCTTCTCGCAAGATTGAAAACCGCTATTCGAGTGATCGACAG GCCGCATggacaacatgcagtcattttaGCCGAAGATGTACCAAAATATATGGAAAATCGAAATGATCGAAACGATCCAGGTCCGATCATTAACGGGTCGAGGCAGATATACCTTACGTTCCCGGCCGAGAGCACATTTAGTGAAGATGATGTCTCCAATTATTTCAG CAATTATGGACAAGTTGAAGATGTACGGATCCCTTGCCAACAAAAACGAATGTTTGGGTTCGTAAACTTTGTTAGTTCCGATACTGTGAAGATGATTTTGGCCAAAGGAAATCCGCATTACGTTTGCGGGGCTCGTGTTCTCGTCAAACCTTACAGGGAAAAATCCAAGCTGGTTGACAA GAAGTACCCCGAGAGAATCGAGTCTCCCATGTATTATTCTTCATATTATATGGAACCCGAGCTTCACTCAA TTCCAAAAGGATATGCGACGTCGAGGTTGTTCCGTAAGCAATTTATCGAAGATCAAGATCAAATCTTTAAGCTTCAAAGAAGGCACTCGTCAGAGATGCATTTGTCACAAAAGCCTCTAGCTCACCAATCCTTCGGTTACTTCATGGATGAGTTAAAGGTCACGGAAG ATCAACTCGATTTCCCGTCGGCAGAGTTCAATTATTTGTTGGAAGCTCTCAACATCAACACCACATCTGATGGAAAAATCAAACATGTAGAGATGAACAACAATGACCAAGAAAG CGAAGGACTTAATCTGCCGGATAGCCCTTTCACTTCTGCTATAGAAAGTGGCGGCATTTCAACAATCATCTAG
- the LOC107903437 gene encoding protein transport protein Sec24-like At3g07100 translates to MGTENPGRPNFPMRPSATPFASAPPTVRPFSSSGPVVGSESSNVRPAPPGAPPTMTPFSSGGPRPPARFSDPPVPSPPLTSVPPSGGSYQRFVTPPFPLAAQAPPARAPLVGQPPFQPPGSQVSVPPPSFRPQTQVLPVPMGSPPQNVNFPPSSANVPQPPSDSSFSGPRPNFQMASPLPDHSATKSSFQPPFPGYPGKQPAVSQAPSPFPAQQGSFMPPPAPPSPFASQQGSYAPPPPVAANLGYQSRDQMQHPGSAPPTGSIQSLTEDFSSLSISSMPGSIEPGLDYRTLPRPLDGDLEPNSFLEMYPMNCDPRYLRLTTSAIPNSQSLVSRWHLPLGAVVCPLAEAPEGEEVPVINFASTGIIRCRRCRTYVNPYVTFTDAGRKWRCNICSLLNDVPGEYFANLDATGRRIDLDQRPELLKGSVEFVAPTEYMVRPPMPPLYFFLIDVSISAVRSGMIEVVAQTIRSCLDELPGYPRTQIGFITFDSTIHFYNMKSSLTQPQMMVVSDLDDVFVPLPDDLLVNLSESRNVVETFLDSLPSMFQDNVNVESAFGPALKAAFMVMSQLGGKLLIFQNTLPSLGYGRLKLRGDDIRVYGTDKEHTLRLPEDPFYKQMAADLTKYQIGVNIYAFSDKYTDIASLGTLAKYTGGQVYYYPSFQSNIHGEKLRCELARDLTRETAWEAVMRIRCGKGIRFTSYHGNFMLRSTDLLALPAVDCDKAYAMQLSLEETLLSTPTVYFQVALLYTASCGERRIRVHTAAAPVVTDLGEMYRQADTGAIVSLFCRLAIEKTLTSKLEDARNSLQQRIVKALREYRNLYAVRHRLGARMIYPESLKFLCLYGLALSKSVPLKGGYADAQLDERCAAGFTMMALPVKKLLKLLYPSLIRIDEYLLKPSAQADDFKNIMKRLPLLAESLDSRGLYLYDDGLRFVIWFGRMLSPDIARNLLGPEFAAELSRVALTENDNEMSRRLMKMLKRLRESDPSYYQLPYLVRQGEQPREGFLLLVNLLEDQMGGTVGYVDWIMQIHRQVQQNA, encoded by the exons ATGGGGACTGAAAATCCTGGTCGTCCGAATTTTCCCATGCGACCTTCTGCTACCCCTTTTGCTTCTGCTCCGCCAACTGTGAGACCTTTTTCATCATCTGGTCCTGTGGTGGGATCAGAAAGCAGCAATGTTAGACCTGCTCCACCAGGTGCACCCCCAACTATGACGCCTTTCTCGTCAGGTGGACCTAGACCACCTGCTCGTTTTAGTGATCCACCAGTTCCATCTCCGCCCTTAACATCTGTTCCACCTTCTGGGGGATCTTATCAGCGATTTGTAACTCCACCGTTTCCTTTAGCTGCTCAAGCACCCCCTGCTCGTGCACCACTTGTGGGGCAGCCACCATTTCAACCTCCTGGGAGTCAAGTATCAGTGCCACCACCTTCTTTCCGACCACAGACACAAGTTCTGCCAGTGCCAATGGGATCTCCACCACAAAATGTAAATTTTCCTCCATCCAGTGCGAATGTTCCTCAACCTCCATCTGATTCATCATTTTCGGGGCCCAGACCCAATTTTCAGATGGCTTCCCCCCTTCCAGATCATTCTGCTACCAAGTCGAGCTTCCAGCCACCTTTTCCTGGATATCCAGGCAAGCAGCCTGCAGTTTCACAAGCACCGTCACCTTTTCCTGCTCAGCAAGGAAGTTTTATGCCTCCTCCTGCACCGCCTTCTCCTTTTGCTAGTCAGCAAGGAAGTTATGCTCCTCCTCCACCAGTAGCAGCTAACTTGGGCTACCAATCAAGGGACCAAATGCAGCATCCAGGCTCTGCACCTCCTACTGGCAGCATCCAAAGCTTGACAGAAGATTTTAGTTCACTCTCCATTTCATCTATGCCTGGATCAATTGAGCCAGGACTTGATTATAGAACACTTCCTAGGCCATTGGATGGTGATTTGGAGCCAAATTCTTTTCTTGAGATGTATCCTATGAATTGTGATCCTAGATACCTACGGCTTACTACAAGTGCTATACCAAATTCTCAGTCTTTAGTTTCAAGATGGCATTTGCCTCTTGGAGCAGTTGTTTGTCCTCTTGCAGAGGCTCCTGAAGGG GAAGAAGTGCCTGTAATTAATTTTGCTTCGACTGGTATCATTCGTTGTAGAAGATGTCGCACATATGTGAATCCCTATGTCACATTTACTGATGCTGGAAGAAAGTGGCGTTGCAACATCTGTTCTTTACTAAATGATG TTCCTGGTGAGTATTTTGCGAACTTGGATGCCACTGGAAGAAGAATTGATTTGGACCAGCGGCCTGAGCTTCTAAAAGGCAGTGTGGAATTTGTTGCACCAACTGAATACATGGTGCGGCCTCCAATGCCGCCACTGTATTTCTTTCTCATTGATGTTTCAATATCTGCAGTAAGAAGTGGTATGATTGAG GTTGTTGCTCAAACTATACGTTCATGTTTGGATGAGCTGCCTGGTTACCCCAGAACACAGATTGGTTTCATTACTTTTGATAGCACCATTCATTTTTACAATATGAAG TCATCTCTTACACAGCCTCAAATGATGGTAGTTTCAGATCTAGATGATGTATTTGTGCCATTGCCCGATGATCTCCTTGTCAACTTGTCTGAATCTAGAAATGTGGTTGAGACGTTCCTGGATAGTTTGCCCTCTATGTTTCAGGATAATGTGAATGTGGAATCTGCTTTTGGTCCTGCACTTAAGGCTGCATTCATGGTTATG AGTCAACTTGGGGGAAAGTTGCTAATATTCCAGAACACATTGCCTTCCCTAGGATATGGGCGCTTGAAGTTGCGTGGAGATGATATCCGTGTGTATGGAACTGATAAGGAACATACATTGAGATTGCCGGAAGATCCTTTCTACAAGCAAATGGCTGCTGATCTTACAAAGTACCAGATAGGGGTTAATATTTATGCCTTTAGTGACAAATACACTGACATAGCTTCCTTAG GAACCCTGGCAAAATATACTGGGGGTCAAGTGTATTATTATCCAAGCTTCCAATCAAACATTCATGGAGAGAAGCTGAGGTGTGAGTTGGCCAGAGATCTTACTAGGGAAACAGCCTGGGAAGCAGTTATGCGCATaagatgtggaaaag GGATTCGGTTTACATCTTACCACGGCAACTTTATGCTGAGGTCCACAGATTTACTAGCACTTCCCGCTGTAGACTGTGATAAAGCATATGCAATGCAGTTATCCCTTGAGGAGACGCTTCTTTCTACTCCAACAGTATATTTCCAAGTTGCTTTACT ATATACTGCATCTTGTGGAGAGAGGCGTATCAGAGTACATACCGCAGCTGCCCCTGTTGTTACAGATTTGGGGGAGATGTACCGCCAGGCTGACACTGGTGCCATTGtttctttgttttgtagattAG CAATCGAGAAAACATTGACAAGTAAACTTGAAGATGCTAGAAATTCTTTGCAACAAAGGATTGTAAAAGCGCTCAGAGAATACCGCAATCTTTATGCTGTGCGGCATCGGTTGGGAGCTAGGATGATCTATCCAGAGTCTCTAAAGTTCTTGTGTTTGTACGGATTAGCACTGTCTAAATCAGTACCTCTAAAAGGAGGATATGCAGACGCTCAGCTTGATGAACGCTGCGCAGCAGGTTTCACCATGATGGCATTACCCGTTAAAAAGTTGTTGAAGCTTTTATATCCTAGCTTGATTCGAATTGATGAATATCTTTTGAAG CCATCTGCTCAAGCTGATGATTTCAAAAACATCATGAAGAGATTGCCTTTGCTCGCAGAAAGCCTAGATTCAAGGGGCCTTTATTTGTATGATGATGGCTTACGCTTTGTTATTTGGTTTGGTAGAATGCTTTCACCCGATATAGCAAGGAATTTACTTGGACCAGAGTTTGCAGCAGAATTATCGAGG GTTGCGCTTACCGAGAATGATAATGAAATGTCAAGAAGGCTGATGAAGATGTTAAAGAGACTAAGAGAGAGTGACCCTTCGTATTATCAACTTCCTTATCTTGTAAGACAAGGTGAACAGCCGAGGGAAGGTTTCCTGCTGCTTGTAAATCTTCTTGAGGACCAGATGGGCGGTACTGTTGGTTACGTCGATTGGATAATGCAAATACACCGACAAGTCCAACAAAATGCATGA